Proteins encoded in a region of the Campylobacter showae CSUNSWCD genome:
- the purB gene encoding adenylosuccinate lyase → MVERYSREQMAQKWNMQAKYGAWLEVEKAAVKAWNKLGFISDADCDKICKNAKFDVARIDEIEKTTKHDVIAFLTSVSESLGEESRFVHYGMTSSDCIDTAVALQIKSSMELIIEDVKGLMSAIKTRAQEHKNTMMVGRSHGIHGEPITFGLVLAVWYDEVARALKLLQDAKEVAAYGKLSGAMGNFAHAPLEFEELTCAELGLKPAPASNQVIQRDRYAHVISAIAVLAATCEKIAVAVRHFQRTEVYEAEEYFSPGQKGSSAMPHKRNPVLSENITGLCRMLRSYVTPALENVALWHERDISHSSVERFILPDAFITADFMLARITNLIANLVVYPENMMKNLNLTGGLVFSQRVLLQLPQRGISRENAYKIVQRNAMKVWADLQEGKKAINENGESLFLQNLLADEELRASLGEAEIKECFDYAYYARHVDGIFARVFGK, encoded by the coding sequence ATGGTAGAGAGATATTCGCGCGAACAAATGGCGCAGAAGTGGAATATGCAGGCAAAATACGGTGCGTGGCTGGAGGTCGAAAAGGCCGCGGTCAAAGCGTGGAATAAGCTGGGTTTTATCAGCGATGCGGACTGCGATAAAATTTGCAAAAACGCTAAATTTGACGTAGCGCGCATCGACGAGATAGAAAAGACGACCAAGCACGACGTGATCGCGTTTCTAACGAGCGTGAGCGAGAGCCTGGGCGAGGAGAGCCGCTTCGTGCACTACGGCATGACTAGCAGCGATTGCATCGATACCGCCGTCGCGCTTCAGATCAAAAGCAGCATGGAGCTCATCATCGAGGACGTAAAAGGCCTCATGAGTGCGATCAAAACCAGAGCGCAGGAGCACAAAAACACGATGATGGTCGGCCGCAGCCACGGCATCCACGGCGAGCCAATCACCTTCGGGCTCGTGCTTGCGGTCTGGTACGACGAGGTCGCGCGAGCGCTAAAGTTGCTACAAGATGCCAAAGAGGTCGCCGCCTACGGCAAACTAAGCGGCGCGATGGGAAATTTCGCTCACGCACCGCTTGAATTTGAAGAGCTAACCTGCGCCGAGCTTGGTCTAAAGCCCGCCCCGGCGTCAAATCAGGTTATCCAGCGCGACCGCTACGCTCACGTCATCAGCGCGATCGCCGTGCTAGCCGCCACCTGCGAAAAGATCGCTGTCGCCGTCCGCCACTTCCAAAGGACGGAAGTTTACGAAGCCGAGGAGTACTTCAGCCCAGGCCAAAAGGGCTCCAGCGCGATGCCGCACAAACGCAATCCCGTGCTTAGCGAAAACATCACCGGCCTTTGCAGGATGCTGCGCTCATACGTGACGCCGGCGCTCGAAAACGTCGCGCTCTGGCACGAACGCGACATCAGCCACAGCTCGGTCGAGCGATTTATCCTGCCCGATGCCTTCATCACGGCTGATTTCATGCTCGCGCGTATTACGAATTTGATCGCAAATTTGGTAGTTTATCCCGAAAATATGATGAAAAATCTAAATTTAACAGGCGGGCTCGTCTTTTCTCAGCGCGTGCTTCTGCAGCTTCCACAGCGCGGGATTTCGCGCGAAAATGCGTACAAGATCGTACAGCGCAACGCGATGAAGGTTTGGGCTGATCTACAGGAGGGCAAAAAGGCGATAAACGAAAACGGCGAGAGCCTGTTTTTACAAAATTTGCTCGCCGACGAGGAGCTACGCGCAAGCCTGGGCGAAGCCGAGATAAAAGAGTGCTTTGATTATGCATATTACGCGAGGCACGTAGATGGGATATTTGCGAGAGTATTCGGAAAGTAG
- a CDS encoding anaerobic ribonucleoside-triphosphate reductase activating protein produces the protein MKDADFPLYSLTPFTTLDYPDKTACIAWFAGCNMRCAYCYNVPIVTGAGQISCAEFIKFLDKRKGKLSGVVFSGGECTLSPAFLPLAREVKSRGFSLKVDTNGSNLTALGQAISLNLIDYIALDFKAPKEKFLKVTGLNLYKNFLQTLEFLLQNGFKFEIRTTVHADLLGEDDISAMSEILYEHGYRGVYYLQNFLDTGENFGNLAQAKAKFDPNLIRSNLKIGLRNF, from the coding sequence GTGAAAGACGCTGATTTTCCGCTTTACTCGCTCACCCCCTTTACGACCCTAGACTACCCCGACAAAACCGCCTGTATAGCGTGGTTTGCGGGCTGTAACATGCGCTGCGCCTACTGCTACAACGTCCCTATCGTCACGGGCGCTGGACAGATCAGCTGCGCCGAGTTTATCAAATTTTTAGACAAGCGCAAAGGCAAGCTTAGCGGCGTGGTTTTTAGCGGCGGCGAATGCACGCTTAGCCCAGCGTTTTTACCGCTAGCTCGCGAAGTAAAGTCTCGCGGCTTTTCGCTCAAAGTAGATACCAACGGCTCAAATTTGACCGCGCTTGGACAGGCTATCTCGCTAAATTTGATCGACTATATCGCGCTTGATTTTAAAGCGCCGAAGGAGAAATTTCTAAAGGTTACCGGCTTAAATTTATATAAAAATTTCTTGCAAACGCTTGAGTTTTTACTACAAAACGGCTTTAAATTTGAGATTAGAACGACGGTGCACGCGGACTTGCTGGGCGAGGACGATATCTCGGCGATGAGCGAGATTTTGTACGAGCACGGATACAGAGGCGTTTATTATCTGCAAAATTTCCTCGACACTGGCGAAAATTTTGGAAATTTAGCGCAAGCAAAGGCTAAATTTGATCCAAATTTGATCCGTTCAAATTTGAAAATAGGGCTTAGAAATTTTTAA
- a CDS encoding ribonucleoside-diphosphate reductase subunit alpha: MKVLKRNGRTEELDVSKIKKYTSEAVAGLTNVSLSELEVDAKIQFRDMITTEEIQQTLIKTAVEKIDIDRPNWTFVAARLFLYDLYHKVTGFSGYNHLRDYLQKGEKAGRIIPGLKEKYNLDDLNDYIRPERDLQFAYLGIKTLYDRYLIKDRSGAPIELPQQMFMAIAMFLAQNELDCQGWAKKFYDLISKFEVMLATPTLSNARTTRHQLSSCYVGSTPDNIEGIFDSYKEMALLSKFGGGIGWDWCKVRAMGGSIDGHKNAAGGIIPFLKVTNDIAVAVDQLGTRKGAIAVYVEPWHMDVSDFLDLRKNSGEERRRAHELFPALWINDLFMKRVKENARWSLFDPAEVADLCDLYGDEFEARYLAYENDEKIQKNVVMAKELWKKILTSYFESGMPFLCFKDNANKANPNDHDGIIRSSNLCTEIFQNTQPNYYKIKITFDNGSERLFDEEEDVTVDSGITKKAKKLSALDSIGGEQIFIVEKESIEGKTAVCNLASINLSKINKKEDIERVVPIAVRMLDNVIDLNFYPHKKVKHTNLASRSIGLGVMGEAQMLAERGVKWGSYEHLALIDSVMENISYNAIYASSNLAVEKGVYPLFEGSKWSRGVMPIDTANANAKALLNDRGGLFDENACDWSKLREKVKKDGMRNGYLMAIAPTSSISILVGTTQTIEPVYKRKWFEHNLSGMIPNVVPNLSPETWQFYTPAYELDQRVLVRAGAIRQKWIDQGQSLNIFMSLDKASGGYLSEIYTLAWELGLKSTYYLRSESPDSEKLNNVADRSIECEGCQ, translated from the coding sequence ATGAAAGTACTAAAACGAAATGGGCGCACGGAAGAGCTTGACGTAAGCAAGATCAAAAAATACACAAGCGAGGCGGTCGCAGGGCTAACAAACGTGAGCCTAAGCGAGCTCGAGGTGGACGCGAAAATTCAATTTCGCGATATGATAACGACCGAGGAGATACAGCAAACCCTCATAAAAACGGCCGTCGAAAAGATCGACATCGACCGCCCAAACTGGACATTTGTTGCGGCGAGGCTATTTTTATACGACCTTTATCACAAGGTCACGGGCTTTAGCGGCTACAACCACCTGCGCGACTATCTACAAAAAGGCGAAAAAGCGGGCCGTATCATCCCAGGGCTAAAAGAAAAATACAATCTAGACGACCTAAACGACTACATCAGGCCCGAGCGCGACTTGCAGTTTGCATATCTTGGTATCAAGACGCTATACGACCGCTACCTCATCAAAGACCGCAGCGGCGCTCCAATCGAGCTACCGCAGCAGATGTTTATGGCGATCGCGATGTTCCTCGCGCAAAACGAACTAGACTGCCAAGGCTGGGCGAAGAAATTTTACGACCTCATATCTAAATTTGAAGTCATGCTCGCCACTCCGACGCTCTCAAACGCCCGCACGACGCGCCACCAGCTAAGCTCTTGCTACGTTGGAAGCACGCCTGATAATATCGAGGGAATTTTTGATAGCTACAAAGAGATGGCTCTTCTTAGCAAATTTGGCGGCGGTATCGGCTGGGACTGGTGTAAAGTGCGCGCTATGGGCGGCAGCATCGACGGACATAAAAACGCCGCAGGCGGCATCATACCGTTTCTAAAAGTCACGAACGACATCGCCGTCGCCGTCGATCAACTAGGCACGAGAAAGGGCGCGATAGCCGTCTACGTCGAGCCGTGGCACATGGACGTGAGCGACTTCCTGGATCTGCGCAAAAACTCGGGTGAAGAGCGCCGCAGAGCGCATGAGCTATTCCCTGCGCTTTGGATAAACGACCTTTTCATGAAACGCGTAAAAGAAAACGCGCGCTGGAGCCTGTTTGACCCGGCAGAGGTCGCCGATCTGTGCGATCTATACGGCGACGAGTTCGAGGCGCGCTACCTAGCATATGAAAACGATGAAAAGATCCAAAAAAACGTCGTCATGGCAAAGGAACTGTGGAAGAAAATTTTAACTAGCTATTTTGAATCAGGCATGCCGTTTTTGTGCTTTAAAGATAATGCCAACAAAGCCAATCCAAACGACCACGACGGTATCATCAGAAGCTCAAATTTATGCACCGAAATTTTCCAAAACACGCAACCAAACTACTACAAGATCAAGATCACGTTTGATAACGGCTCCGAGCGGCTGTTTGACGAGGAAGAAGACGTCACTGTTGATAGCGGTATAACCAAAAAGGCCAAAAAGCTAAGCGCGCTAGATAGTATCGGCGGAGAGCAAATTTTCATCGTCGAAAAAGAAAGCATCGAAGGCAAAACCGCCGTGTGCAACCTCGCGAGCATAAATTTAAGCAAAATCAACAAAAAAGAGGACATCGAGCGCGTCGTGCCGATCGCCGTACGTATGCTAGATAACGTCATCGATCTAAATTTCTACCCGCACAAAAAGGTCAAGCACACCAACCTAGCCTCTCGCTCGATCGGCCTTGGCGTCATGGGCGAGGCGCAGATGTTAGCCGAGCGCGGCGTGAAATGGGGCAGCTACGAGCACCTAGCACTCATCGATAGCGTGATGGAAAACATAAGCTACAACGCCATCTACGCCAGCTCAAATTTGGCGGTAGAAAAGGGCGTTTATCCACTCTTTGAAGGCTCAAAGTGGAGCAGGGGAGTGATGCCTATCGACACGGCAAACGCAAATGCCAAAGCGCTTCTAAACGATAGAGGCGGGCTATTTGACGAAAATGCCTGCGACTGGAGCAAACTGCGCGAAAAGGTCAAAAAAGACGGCATGCGAAACGGCTATCTGATGGCTATCGCACCGACGTCAAGCATCAGCATACTCGTGGGCACCACGCAGACGATCGAGCCCGTCTATAAGCGCAAATGGTTCGAGCACAATCTAAGCGGCATGATACCAAATGTCGTGCCAAATCTCAGCCCTGAGACGTGGCAGTTCTATACGCCTGCGTATGAGCTAGATCAGCGCGTACTCGTGCGTGCCGGCGCCATCCGCCAAAAGTGGATCGACCAGGGGCAAAGCCTAAATATTTTCATGAGCCTAGACAAGGCTAGCGGCGGATATCTGAGCGAAATTTATACGCTCGCGTGGGAGCTGGGACTAAAATCGACCTACTATCTACGCTCCGAAAGCCCGGATAGCGAAAAACTAAACAACGTCGCCGATCGCTCGATCGAGTGCGAGGGGTGTCAGTAG
- a CDS encoding pseudouridine synthase family protein, translating into MPYIHKFIAHAEGQKAYEILLQNGYKMREAQRLIDKGRLICDGAVVSEKNTLLSGEICLIEYETNPRGLKPVFECDKFAVFDKPSGVLSHPNGRHCEYSLNDEIWSLYGREASVAHRLDCETSGLIVVGKDKNAVVNLKKLFENRRVYKSYVALVHGKISGNLHIEANMNLVNDYDDVKMRMRICEDGKSAVTEILPLEYFADIDATLVRAVPLTGRQHQIRLHLFHVEHKILGEPLYGLARPQIEKILDKEMSKTERILTTGAPRLLLHSDEICFKFDGIEYRIKSKFDAQDEFYKLVKHG; encoded by the coding sequence TTGCCTTATATTCATAAATTTATTGCGCATGCCGAAGGGCAAAAAGCGTATGAAATTTTGCTACAAAACGGCTATAAAATGCGTGAAGCCCAGCGCCTCATCGACAAAGGCCGACTCATCTGCGACGGCGCGGTCGTCAGCGAGAAAAACACTTTGCTAAGCGGTGAAATTTGCCTGATAGAGTATGAGACGAATCCACGCGGGCTAAAGCCGGTTTTTGAGTGCGATAAATTTGCCGTTTTCGATAAACCCAGCGGCGTGCTTAGCCACCCAAACGGCAGGCACTGCGAGTACTCGCTAAATGACGAAATTTGGTCACTATACGGCCGCGAGGCGTCGGTCGCACATCGCTTGGACTGTGAAACGAGTGGACTCATCGTCGTAGGTAAAGATAAAAATGCGGTCGTAAATTTGAAAAAACTTTTTGAAAATCGGCGGGTTTATAAAAGCTACGTCGCGCTCGTACACGGAAAAATAAGCGGAAATTTGCATATCGAAGCGAATATGAATCTAGTAAATGACTACGACGACGTGAAAATGCGAATGCGAATTTGCGAGGACGGCAAAAGCGCGGTTACGGAGATTTTGCCGTTAGAGTATTTTGCCGATATCGATGCGACGCTGGTTCGAGCCGTACCGCTCACGGGTAGACAGCATCAAATTCGTTTGCATTTGTTCCACGTGGAACATAAGATTTTAGGTGAACCGCTCTACGGCCTAGCACGACCGCAAATCGAGAAAATTTTAGATAAAGAGATGAGCAAAACCGAGCGAATTTTAACGACCGGAGCGCCTAGACTGTTGCTGCACTCGGATGAAATTTGTTTTAAATTCGATGGTATAGAATACAGAATAAAATCTAAATTCGACGCACAAGATGAATTTTATAAACTCGTAAAGCACGGATAA
- the tpx gene encoding thiol peroxidase: MTKVKFHGADVALKGEEVFVGSYAPEVTLVGQDLGEFKVGGNNGIEILVTVPSLDTGVCATETRKFNEKMAAKQAIKLSVISMDLPFAMGRFCSTEGIKNLKVGSDFRAREFGEKYGIIIGEGPLAGLLARAVFVIKDGVIIHKQIVPEIADEPNYDAVFDAIKSSGGCGCGCM; the protein is encoded by the coding sequence ATGACAAAAGTCAAATTTCACGGCGCAGATGTCGCGCTAAAAGGCGAAGAGGTATTCGTAGGCTCATATGCGCCTGAGGTCACGCTAGTCGGGCAGGATCTAGGTGAGTTTAAGGTTGGCGGCAACAACGGCATCGAGATACTAGTGACTGTCCCGTCGCTAGATACGGGCGTTTGCGCGACTGAGACGCGTAAATTTAACGAAAAAATGGCGGCAAAACAGGCGATCAAACTAAGCGTGATTTCGATGGATCTGCCGTTTGCGATGGGGAGATTTTGCTCTACGGAGGGCATCAAAAATTTAAAAGTCGGCAGCGACTTTAGAGCTAGAGAGTTTGGCGAAAAATACGGCATAATCATCGGCGAAGGACCGCTTGCGGGGCTTTTAGCTAGAGCCGTTTTCGTTATCAAAGACGGCGTTATCATCCACAAACAAATCGTCCCTGAGATCGCGGACGAGCCGAACTACGATGCGGTATTTGACGCGATAAAATCAAGCGGAGGCTGCGGCTGCGGGTGCATGTAA
- a CDS encoding AAA family ATPase yields MKLDRFEIKNFRSIEDMKIDIKEKNGKKCLVLVGKNEAGKSNILKAVSAVFGGYKVSIKDQRKTASDDDECYIYAIFKLNQDMFDIIEKKLTEEYTIESLDIFENNLSITNFIKDAFDEIVLKLDIKDNAKPSLTYWEHEELNDKYKVSNLFYYHVGNRQITKLESESNSSLFEPLTYDYVERIVFKIIKNIIHIENIYRQVMFWEYSDSHLLPSSVNIEDFKNNPDMCIPLKNIFYLSNIKDIQQDIENATKKDKGLHSFLENISKKATKEFRKIWPDLKNIEFVIRKDGEEFDIRIKEKEFYSNEDRSDGFKRFIAILLILSIESRTQEAYSRLILFDEPDTFLYPTSARFLKEELLEISEKAVVIYSTHSPFMIDNECIERHLVIERKDDISEIVPQGKSPFQEDELLKRAIGSHIFESIQSKNIIFEGYTDYKMFKIAYKDKDFKDCGLVYIGGIKEVNTITTMMMLTGKKFLIVSDSDKASKDKRKDFERDFPDLKENWLEYDEISDKSNTIETLEDFYKVDYVSDKIKQYNESYEYDKKKSSIYNIDKAVDQNKEKKQEIKNTLAINAKKENIKKNILTLLKRSKIN; encoded by the coding sequence ATGAAACTAGATAGATTTGAAATAAAAAATTTTCGTTCTATAGAAGATATGAAGATAGATATCAAAGAAAAAAACGGAAAAAAATGTTTAGTCTTAGTAGGCAAAAACGAGGCTGGAAAAAGCAATATATTAAAGGCTGTATCTGCAGTATTTGGTGGATATAAGGTTAGCATAAAAGACCAAAGAAAAACAGCCTCAGATGATGACGAATGTTATATTTATGCCATATTCAAACTCAACCAAGATATGTTTGATATTATTGAAAAAAAATTAACCGAAGAATATACTATAGAAAGCTTAGATATTTTTGAAAATAATTTAAGTATTACAAATTTTATTAAAGACGCTTTTGATGAAATCGTATTAAAATTAGATATAAAAGACAATGCGAAACCGAGCTTAACCTATTGGGAACATGAAGAACTAAATGATAAATATAAAGTATCTAACTTATTCTACTATCATGTAGGTAATAGGCAAATCACAAAATTAGAAAGCGAAAGTAATAGTTCTTTGTTTGAGCCTTTGACATATGATTACGTAGAGAGAATTGTTTTTAAAATAATAAAAAATATAATACACATAGAGAATATTTATAGGCAAGTTATGTTTTGGGAGTATAGCGATAGTCATTTATTGCCATCTAGTGTAAACATAGAAGACTTTAAAAATAATCCAGATATGTGTATACCTTTAAAAAATATTTTTTATTTAAGCAATATAAAAGATATTCAACAAGATATTGAAAATGCAACCAAGAAAGATAAAGGGCTACATAGCTTTTTAGAAAATATATCTAAGAAAGCTACAAAAGAATTTAGAAAAATATGGCCTGACTTAAAAAATATAGAGTTTGTTATAAGAAAAGATGGCGAAGAGTTTGATATACGAATAAAAGAAAAAGAGTTTTATTCTAATGAGGATAGGAGCGATGGCTTTAAAAGGTTTATAGCGATATTGCTTATACTTTCGATTGAATCTAGAACGCAAGAAGCCTATAGTAGATTAATTTTATTTGATGAGCCAGATACTTTTTTGTATCCAACTAGTGCGAGATTTTTAAAAGAAGAATTACTCGAAATTTCAGAAAAAGCTGTTGTAATTTATTCTACTCATTCTCCTTTTATGATAGATAACGAGTGCATAGAGAGACATCTAGTTATAGAAAGAAAGGATGATATTTCAGAAATAGTCCCACAAGGCAAATCACCGTTTCAAGAAGACGAACTTTTAAAAAGAGCGATTGGAAGCCATATATTTGAAAGTATACAGTCAAAAAATATTATTTTTGAAGGATATACGGATTATAAAATGTTTAAAATTGCCTATAAAGATAAAGATTTTAAAGATTGTGGGCTAGTATATATAGGTGGTATAAAAGAAGTTAATACAATAACTACAATGATGATGTTAACTGGTAAAAAATTCCTCATAGTATCTGATAGTGATAAGGCTTCAAAAGACAAAAGAAAAGATTTTGAAAGAGATTTTCCTGATTTAAAAGAAAATTGGCTTGAGTATGATGAAATATCTGATAAATCCAATACAATAGAAACACTTGAAGATTTTTATAAAGTAGATTATGTATCAGATAAAATCAAACAGTACAATGAAAGCTATGAATACGATAAAAAGAAATCTAGTATTTACAATATAGATAAAGCCGTAGATCAAAATAAAGAAAAAAAACAAGAGATAAAAAATACACTAGCAATTAATGCTAAAAAAGAAAATATAAAAAAGAATATTTTGACTTTATTAAAAAGATCAAAAATAAACTAG
- the nrdD gene encoding anaerobic ribonucleoside-triphosphate reductase, with protein sequence MSDKEILASLEAKRTKCVVYTRVMGYHRPVESFNLGKKGEHKERVKFCEPKSH encoded by the coding sequence ATGAGCGACAAAGAAATCCTAGCTTCGCTCGAAGCAAAACGCACTAAATGCGTCGTCTACACCCGCGTAATGGGCTATCACCGCCCGGTAGAGAGCTTTAACCTCGGCAAAAAAGGCGAGCACAAAGAGCGCGTCAAATTTTGCGAGCCAAAATCCCACTAA